The Mycolicibacterium aurum genome segment GGGGTGACGGGCTTGAAGTCGCCGGCCTCCGGGGTCTTGGTCAGGCTGTTGTAGAAGCTGGTGAACGGGGCAGAGGCGTCCAGCTTGACGTTCTCACCGGACCAGGGCACCTCGGGGCCGTCCTCGTCCTTGACGTAGCACTGACCGTCCTCGCTGCACGTGATGCCGGCCCGCGTCTCCGGAAAGGTGTAACCCTGCGGCGAAAAGAGATCCACAATGTGACGAAGATCAAACATTTTGCTGAGAATTGCCTCCGGGTGGTCACAGGAACCCACCCCGGTGCCGGTGCACCCGACGTCCATCGGTAGCTGGGACGCGGCGACCGCGGCAAACATGTTGCCCAGAGGAACCGACAGCGCCGGGAAGGGCACCAGGATGTTGGTAATCGCCTGGTACCGCGACGGGTCCGCAGGGTCGGTGCCCAGGATGTTCGTCTGGCTGTAGAGCCACCAGCTACCCGTGTAGCGCAGGTTCCTGCCCAGACCCGCAACACTTCCCTCGGGTTGGGTCAATGTGACGCCCTCGAAGGTCGGCTGGAAGCTGAATTCGCTGTTGGGCTCCGAGCCGTACTCCACGTTGCCCTCACCCAGGGCGGTGAAGAAGTTGTACGGGGTATTCGCCAGTGCGATAAACAAGTTGGCCGGGATGTTGAAGACGTTGGTGCTGTCGGCGGTGGACGTGATCGGTGTCACAGCCGTCGGCGAAGCCGGTTCCTGACACAGTGCGCTGGCATCGGTGGTGCAGGTCTGCGTCGCAGCGACCAGCCCCACCTCGAAGCTTGCCGTACGCAGCTGCTGCGGGGTGGCGATGGGTGTCGCGGAGATGACGCCGGCGCCCACGAGGGCGACTCCCGCGGTGACATAGGTACGTGCTGCTGTGGGCATGTAGGGCCCCCTCCAAAATTTCCTAGCGTGAACCCCGACCGCTCGAAACGTAGCCAGAATGTGACCTGGTGTCTACCCACATGAGAGGTATTCACATAATCAGGTCATTTGCTAACGGATCCGTCAGTAAATAGCCGAACCCCGAATTGGCAAATAAAAATCAACGCACGCGACGAAATCTGCGCCCGAATGCGACGCATACCGCCGAATTCGGATGCCGGCCGCACCCCGACCTGTCGGCGCCCCGCCGGGCCCCGACATAGACTCGCGCATCATGCGGATCGTTGCCGTCCACATCGCCCCCGGGCGGAAGATCCCGACCCGTTCGGTGGACACCGTGACCGCCGAAGCCGGCAAGGGGTTGGTCGGTGACCGCTACCACGGCACTCGACATCGGCACGTGACGATCCAGTCCCGGGAACTGCTCGAGCGCGCCGCGGCCGACCTGGGCCACCCGATCGATCCCGGTGCGACGCGCCGCAACTTGACAGTCGATACCGGCGAGATCCCGACGCGCCCCGGAACCCGGCTGCGGGTCAATGACGTCGAGTTGGAGGTTGTCCGGGTGTCTGCGCCGTGCCGGCTCCTCGATGACTGGATCGGTCCCGGGGCGGCCAGGGCGCTCCATCAACGCGGCGGCTCCGTCTGCCGCGTGCTGACGTCAGGGCCGATCCGGGTCGGCGACGATCTGCAGGTGGTCCCGGCCGACTGAGGCTCAACCTCCGTCGGCACCGACCTCGGCGGGCAGTGGTGGGGGCAGTGACGTGGTCGGTGCGGTCGGCGATGACGGGGTTGAGGGCGCGGACTCCACGGACTCCCCGGACTCCCCGGATTGCGTGGGCGACGGCGTCGTCGAACCCGACGAACCGGCGCGGTGGAAGTCCACCATCGGTTCGTCGCGGATGACCTTCTCGTCGGCGCTGACCACGAGGTCCTCGGAGGTCACCATGTACTCGATGCCGTCGTTGGACGCGGTGAACGCGCCGTCGGAGGACCGTGTTGCGGGCGCGATCAGCCGTGCACCGTCACGGACCCGCACACCGCGGTACTCGAAGTTGCCGTCGGCGTCACGGCAGATCGCCACCCGTGAACTGGCGGTACTTCCGAAGACGACAACCGTGTCCGGCGCAGTGCACCGGGCGGTGGAGTCGAGATAGCCCTGACCGTCGTAGGCAGGGGCGGGCGACGCAGCCGGCGCGGTGAGAACCAGCAGCGGCATGGCGGCGACCGCAGCGACGGTGACGCGACGAGGGATCAGCAGTGGGAAAGACATCACCTTCCACCAGACCACGTGACAGCGTCCCGCGCGAATACCTGCCCCCGATGAACGCGCATCGTTGGCGGTTCGAGACCGGACCGTAATGTCTTCCACCGCCGTGGCGATGAACCGATTGATGACTCAACGACCTGGCCTGACGTTGCGTGGTGCGGCGGTCCGGTGCCGAGCGGTGCTTGTGGCACTGGCGCTGGCTGTTGCTCTGGTGTCCGGCGCTGTCCCGGCAGGCATCGCGCAGGCCGCGCCCCCGGTGGTCGCAAAGGACTTCTCGAAGCCGGCGATCGTCATCCTCGGCTATGGGCTCACGCCGAGCGGCACCATGCGGCTGATCCTGCACACCCGCGTTCTCGCCGGTTTGGCGGTGGCTCAGATCTTTCCGCAGGCACCGATCATCGTCACCGGCGGAAACCCCCGCAACGGCAACACCGAGGCCGGCCAGATGAGCAAGATGTTGCGGCTCTACGGCATTGCCCCCGAGCGGATCATCGTCGAAGACAGGGCCAACAGCACTGTGCAGAACGCCGCGTTCTCGGTGCCGCTGGCCAAGCAGGCGGGCACGTCGGGCATCATCTTGGTGACATCGTCGTCCCACCAGGACCGAGCGGACGGGAACTTCGCCGACGCGGGCGGCAATGTGCTGGCGACCGTCAGCTTTCCCGACAACAATCCCTCCATCAACATTGCCCAGTTCGTCCGCGACGTGATCAGTCCGTTCGTGGCGATCACGTAGCCGTGCATTAGCGTCTGGCTGTGGTAGCCGAACAACAGTCGCTCCCCCGCCGACATCGCTGGGGTCTGGGTGCTTTCGTCGTGGTGGAAGCGGCCTATCTGCTGGCGTCGATCCTCCTGGCCATGCAGTTCTCAGGCCCGGGGCCCGCCGACGTCGCAGTCGTGGTCCTGGTGGTCGGCGCGCCGAGCATTCTGGCCGCGGCTCTGGCCATCCTGATCACCCGGGTGCGGGGAAACGGACCGGGCATCGACCTGCGTCTGCAATGGTCATGGCGCAGCGCAGGATTCGGCCTGCTGTTCGGAGTCGCCGGCCTGTTCGTCACCATCCCGGCCTC includes the following:
- a CDS encoding YdcF family protein produces the protein MTQRPGLTLRGAAVRCRAVLVALALAVALVSGAVPAGIAQAAPPVVAKDFSKPAIVILGYGLTPSGTMRLILHTRVLAGLAVAQIFPQAPIIVTGGNPRNGNTEAGQMSKMLRLYGIAPERIIVEDRANSTVQNAAFSVPLAKQAGTSGIILVTSSSHQDRADGNFADAGGNVLATVSFPDNNPSINIAQFVRDVISPFVAIT
- a CDS encoding MOSC domain-containing protein, which translates into the protein MRIVAVHIAPGRKIPTRSVDTVTAEAGKGLVGDRYHGTRHRHVTIQSRELLERAAADLGHPIDPGATRRNLTVDTGEIPTRPGTRLRVNDVELEVVRVSAPCRLLDDWIGPGAARALHQRGGSVCRVLTSGPIRVGDDLQVVPAD